A DNA window from Bacteroidetes bacterium SB0662_bin_6 contains the following coding sequences:
- a CDS encoding c-type cytochrome, whose product MFAVVLGRGKRLLRFVLPVPALAVLAMFANVERGGPGDLSEGPPYEPVEALATLEVVEGFRVETFAAEPLIADPVDMMVDENGRLYVVEMPGYPLDTGGTGRVMRLMDTDGDTYPDTSVVFADGLTLPTGIMRWKDGVLVTDAPDVIYLEDRDGDGKADRRQVVLTGFALSNPQHNFNNPLYGLDNGIYLANNGPIYTTAHADRFGDFGSGVHFPDRPEGSVLARNASGRNVRFRPDTGQLEELSGASQFGHAFDPWGRHFLVSNARPLFHEVIAARYLRRNPGLPVREAVAYSSDHGNAAEVFPVTIGPEHQLLTDRGVFTSAAGLTYYTGGAFPDPFDRVTFVTESVHNLVHVNVVEDAGATFTAKRLYEGKEFLASTDSWFRPVNTYTGPDGALYIVDYYRKIVEHPEWMDKETISSGQLYAGNDRGRIYRIVAQGAPEGDWLDAVDMTGMSDAALASLLGHGNAWWRLHAQRLLVDRRAIGVGPVLTRMVRADGSALARLHALWTLHGLGLLQADVLRAAFSDAHPGVRAQAVRLAEILDETHGAALFEDDLIAMADDADPKVRFQLLLTLGEFSTDRAAVARDRLLERDLSDPWVQIASLTAGATSNFEAIVRAVRAFGDRVEGRSYIRRVAALTGVAGSEADVREAIRFALVSGGNSSSEVLEGLADGLGRRTGRRSGGGAPGIDSEGLLQTFYEEVDPDIRRGLLALLRRAAPFDTEPTRAVALAASRAEPTPRRTDMLALVEMGDAGKVVPALRDMVTRSASEAQVQEAAVRVLGRVPGDDVGRFLLDAYPRLSAGARGEALNALLRSESRMHLLLDAVEAGDISRLALGWNRRVRLMRDTEGAVKARARGLLRASDASRVDVMRAYEAALDLSGDAGRGQAVYFSVCARCHGVAVSENAGSSVLFGPDLGTVRHWPARALLEAILVPERTIADGYELWRLERRGDAPITGILHAETPSSVTLITEEGREEVALRTEIELLRRLDASPMPAGLEEEIDIQEMADLLTFLRR is encoded by the coding sequence ATGTTTGCGGTTGTTCTGGGGCGGGGGAAAAGGCTCCTCCGGTTTGTTTTGCCGGTACCGGCGCTCGCTGTGCTCGCAATGTTTGCGAATGTGGAGCGTGGCGGGCCGGGCGACTTGAGCGAAGGTCCCCCGTACGAACCCGTCGAGGCGCTCGCCACGCTCGAAGTGGTCGAAGGCTTCCGGGTCGAAACCTTCGCTGCGGAGCCGTTGATTGCCGACCCGGTAGACATGATGGTGGACGAAAACGGCCGCCTTTATGTCGTGGAAATGCCGGGATATCCTCTGGACACCGGGGGTACGGGTCGGGTGATGCGGCTCATGGATACGGACGGCGATACATATCCCGATACGAGCGTCGTATTTGCCGATGGCCTCACGTTGCCCACCGGCATTATGCGATGGAAGGATGGGGTGCTGGTTACCGATGCGCCCGACGTCATCTATCTGGAAGACAGGGACGGCGATGGCAAAGCGGACCGCAGGCAAGTCGTGCTGACGGGTTTCGCCCTGTCGAATCCTCAGCACAACTTCAATAATCCGCTGTACGGCCTCGACAATGGCATTTATCTGGCCAATAACGGGCCGATATACACCACGGCCCATGCCGACCGGTTCGGCGATTTCGGAAGCGGCGTACATTTTCCCGATCGTCCGGAAGGGTCTGTCCTTGCGCGCAACGCAAGCGGACGAAATGTGCGGTTCCGCCCGGACACGGGACAGCTGGAAGAACTCTCCGGCGCTTCGCAGTTCGGGCACGCCTTCGATCCATGGGGTCGGCATTTTCTGGTCAGTAATGCCCGTCCCCTGTTCCACGAGGTCATTGCCGCGAGGTATTTGCGCAGGAATCCCGGGCTTCCGGTGCGCGAGGCGGTGGCCTATTCGTCCGATCACGGAAATGCTGCGGAAGTGTTTCCCGTTACGATCGGCCCGGAACACCAACTGCTTACCGATCGTGGCGTGTTTACTTCGGCGGCCGGGCTGACGTACTACACGGGCGGCGCTTTTCCCGATCCGTTCGACCGGGTGACGTTCGTAACCGAATCGGTGCATAATCTGGTGCATGTCAATGTCGTGGAAGACGCCGGGGCGACTTTCACGGCAAAACGCCTGTACGAGGGAAAAGAATTTCTGGCTTCCACGGATAGCTGGTTTCGTCCGGTGAACACGTATACGGGGCCGGACGGCGCGCTCTATATCGTGGATTACTATCGAAAGATCGTCGAGCATCCCGAGTGGATGGATAAGGAAACGATCTCGTCCGGGCAGTTGTACGCCGGCAATGACCGGGGGCGCATTTATCGTATCGTTGCGCAGGGGGCGCCGGAGGGCGACTGGCTGGACGCGGTGGACATGACCGGCATGTCCGACGCGGCGTTGGCGAGTTTGCTGGGGCATGGGAACGCATGGTGGCGCCTGCATGCCCAGCGGTTGCTTGTGGACAGGCGGGCGATCGGGGTCGGGCCTGTGCTGACACGCATGGTGCGGGCAGACGGAAGCGCTCTTGCCCGTTTGCATGCGCTCTGGACGCTGCACGGGCTTGGGTTGCTGCAAGCGGATGTGCTCCGGGCAGCGTTTTCGGATGCACACCCCGGCGTACGAGCCCAGGCTGTCCGACTTGCAGAAATCCTCGACGAAACGCATGGAGCAGCGTTATTCGAGGATGACCTGATTGCGATGGCGGACGATGCGGATCCGAAAGTGCGTTTTCAGTTGTTGCTGACGCTGGGAGAGTTTTCCACGGACCGGGCGGCTGTCGCGCGGGATCGCTTGCTGGAACGGGACTTGAGCGATCCATGGGTGCAGATAGCGTCCCTTACCGCAGGCGCAACCTCGAATTTCGAAGCGATTGTCCGTGCTGTGCGGGCGTTCGGCGATCGGGTCGAAGGGCGCTCGTACATACGGCGCGTGGCGGCGCTTACGGGCGTTGCAGGGTCAGAAGCGGATGTCCGCGAGGCCATCCGGTTTGCACTCGTATCAGGAGGCAACAGCAGCTCCGAAGTGCTTGAAGGGCTTGCCGATGGATTGGGTCGGCGCACCGGACGCAGGTCGGGCGGCGGTGCGCCGGGTATCGACAGCGAGGGGCTCCTGCAGACCTTTTATGAGGAAGTTGATCCGGATATTCGCCGGGGATTGCTGGCTCTACTGCGTCGTGCTGCTCCTTTTGACACAGAGCCAACCCGGGCTGTGGCGCTGGCCGCTTCCCGGGCGGAGCCGACTCCACGTCGCACAGACATGCTGGCACTGGTGGAAATGGGCGATGCCGGCAAGGTGGTTCCGGCGTTGCGTGATATGGTGACCCGATCTGCTTCGGAGGCACAGGTGCAGGAAGCAGCTGTGCGTGTATTGGGGCGTGTGCCCGGAGACGATGTGGGGCGGTTTCTGCTGGACGCGTATCCCCGCCTTTCCGCCGGCGCCCGCGGAGAAGCGCTGAATGCCCTTTTGCGATCCGAATCGCGCATGCATCTGCTGCTCGACGCGGTAGAGGCAGGAGACATAAGCCGTCTGGCCCTTGGCTGGAATAGGCGTGTGCGCCTGATGCGGGATACGGAAGGTGCGGTGAAGGCGCGTGCCCGGGGTTTGCTGCGTGCTTCGGATGCCTCCCGCGTCGATGTGATGCGCGCCTATGAAGCGGCCCTGGACCTGTCCGGCGATGCCGGACGGGGGCAAGCCGTGTATTTTTCCGTATGCGCCCGATGCCATGGAGTCGCTGTTTCGGAGAACGCCGGTTCGAGTGTTCTTTTCGGTCCCGACCTGGGTACCGTCCGGCACTGGCCGGCCCGAGCGCTACTGGAAGCCATCCTGGTTCCGGAGAGGACGATTGCGGACGGCTACGAACTATGGAGGTTGGAGCGGCGGGGCGATGCGCCAATTACGGGGATTCTACATGCAGAGACTCCTTCTTCCGTCACGCTGATCACGGAAGAAGGCCGCGAGGAAGTAGCGCTGCGTACGGAGATCGAACTGTTGCGCCGTCTCGATGCATCCCCGATGCCGGCTGGCCTTGAGGAGGAAATTGATATACAGGAGATGGCCGATCTCCTGACGTTTTTGCGAAGATAA
- a CDS encoding Gfo/Idh/MocA family oxidoreductase, whose protein sequence is MKKGNFSRRTFLRNASLTAAGVTIVPRHVLGGVGYRAPSDLLNVASIGAGGIANQNLGNVESENIVALADPDWNRASRAFEKFSQAVKYKDFRRMLDESGDDIDAVIVATPDHTHAVAASMAMQLGKHVYVQKPLTRTIREARRLLELAEQYNVVTQMGNQGHSHDDGRRLIEWVHAGAIGTVREAHIWTNRPIWPQGVPIPQESMTPPEHMDWDVWLGPAPEVPYHDSYAPFTWRGWVDWGTSALGDMGAHLIDHAYWALDLDYPDSVWTSSTPFEREDHAAWPQSQMTQYEFTGKDGQAIRMMWYDGGLIAPRPAVLPDDVRLIPGGGALLVGDKGVLLYDTYGHNPRLYPETLMEEYADVPQTLPRIQESHEMNWVNACKGLAEATCPFSYAVPLTEVMLLGVVALQHNGLIKYDAETMTIPNVPEAEQYLHRPYREGWEI, encoded by the coding sequence ATGAAAAAGGGGAATTTTTCTCGCCGCACCTTTCTTCGGAACGCCTCGTTGACGGCGGCAGGTGTAACTATCGTGCCCAGGCACGTGCTTGGCGGCGTGGGGTATCGCGCTCCCAGCGATCTCCTGAACGTTGCAAGCATAGGCGCCGGCGGCATTGCAAATCAAAATCTCGGGAATGTGGAATCCGAGAATATCGTGGCGCTGGCCGATCCCGATTGGAACCGGGCTTCCAGAGCCTTCGAGAAGTTCTCGCAAGCGGTCAAATACAAGGATTTCCGGCGGATGCTCGACGAGAGCGGCGATGACATCGACGCTGTGATCGTGGCGACGCCGGATCATACGCATGCCGTGGCGGCCAGTATGGCCATGCAACTCGGCAAGCATGTCTATGTGCAGAAGCCGCTCACGAGGACGATCCGGGAGGCTAGGCGTTTGCTCGAATTGGCTGAACAATACAATGTAGTCACGCAGATGGGTAATCAGGGGCATTCCCATGATGATGGCCGCCGTCTAATCGAATGGGTGCATGCCGGTGCGATCGGGACGGTCCGGGAAGCACATATCTGGACGAATCGTCCTATCTGGCCGCAAGGCGTACCGATCCCCCAGGAAAGCATGACTCCTCCGGAGCATATGGACTGGGATGTCTGGCTGGGACCTGCGCCCGAGGTGCCGTATCACGATTCGTATGCGCCGTTCACGTGGCGGGGCTGGGTGGATTGGGGCACCAGCGCGCTGGGAGACATGGGCGCCCATCTCATCGACCATGCGTACTGGGCCCTCGATCTCGATTATCCCGATTCGGTCTGGACCAGTTCGACGCCGTTTGAGCGTGAAGACCATGCCGCGTGGCCTCAGTCCCAGATGACGCAGTACGAATTTACCGGCAAGGACGGACAGGCTATCCGAATGATGTGGTATGATGGGGGGCTCATCGCCCCGAGACCGGCGGTGTTGCCCGACGATGTAAGGCTCATACCGGGGGGCGGTGCGCTTCTGGTTGGCGACAAGGGCGTGCTGCTGTACGATACGTACGGCCACAATCCGCGCCTGTACCCGGAGACGCTGATGGAAGAATATGCGGATGTTCCTCAGACGCTTCCCCGGATTCAGGAAAGCCACGAGATGAATTGGGTGAATGCATGCAAGGGGCTTGCCGAAGCCACTTGTCCGTTTTCCTATGCCGTACCGCTCACCGAGGTGATGTTGCTGGGCGTTGTTGCCTTGCAGCACAATGGGTTGATCAAGTACGATGCGGAAACGATGACCATCCCCAATGTTCCGGAGGCTGAGCAGTATCTGCATCGTCCGTATCGCGAGGGCTGGGAGATATAG